The Paraburkholderia largidicola DNA segment AGTGGCTACGCGGGGTTGGCAGGCCTCGTGCGAGGCGCCGGACGGGTGTCGCGGACAGGTAGCGGGCTTTGCGACAGGGTTCCCATATTAGGGACCGGGCGCCCCCCAGGGAATACCTGAACGTCTTGAAGGCTTGCCTATTTCTCCTGGAGCCGTCCGCCCTAGGCCATTTAATGCTAGATTTCAAGCCATATTCTCTGGCGGTGCATGTTTTCGCCGAATGGATTTCATCATGTCCGACACAAAACTTTCAAATAGCGCACCCCACGCGGAGCGCTCGCCGCAGCAGCGCATGGTCGAATTGCTGCGCACGCTCGCGCCCGCTGAAGGCATGACGGACGCGCCGCTCGAAGGCGTCAAGTTCCTGCGCGCGAACCACCCCATGCCACGTCGCCCGGTGATGTACGAGCCGAGCATCGTGATCGTCTGTCAGGGCCGCAAGCGCGGCTATCTTGGCGACCACGCGTACATCTATGACGCGCAGCAGTATCTGGTGCTGTCCGTGCCGCTGCCGTTCGAATGTGAAACGGAAGCGAGCGTCGACGAGCCGTTCCTCGGCATTTCGGTTCGCGTCGATCTGACGATGGTGGCTGAGCTGCTGATGCTGCTCAACGAAACACACGGCGCCGTCGACAGCGAGCCGCGCGGCATCTACTCGACGCCGCTCGACCAGCCGCTCGGCGATGCCGTGCTGCGCCTGCTCGAAGCGCTGGTGTCGCCCGTCGATGCGCGCATTCTCGCGCCGTCGATCGTGCGCGAGATCTGCTATCGCGTGCTGACGGGCGTGCAGGGCAACGCGATACGCGCGGCGCTCACGCACCAGCATCACTTTGGCCGTATCGCGAAGGCATTGCGCCGCATCCATACGGAGTACGACGGCGATCTCGACGTCGAGACGCTCGCGCGCGAATCGGGCATGAGCCTCGCGGTCTTTCACGCGCAGTTCAAGAACGTCACGTCGACTTCGCCGATGCAGTATGTGAAGACGACGCGTCTGCATCACGCGCGTCTGCTGATGGTGCAGGACGGCCTGAACGCGGGCGCGGCGGCGGCGCGCGTCGGTTATGAAAGCGCGTCGCAGTTCAGCCGCGAATTCAAGCGTCTGTTCGGGCTGAGTCCCGTCGATGAAGTGAAGCGCATGCGCGGCACGCTGGACCCCGTCGTGCCGCCGCAACCGCAACGCGCCGTTCCGAAGTACGTGACGACGAACTGATGCTGCGCACGATGTGGTGCTGTCACGCGGCGTCGTGGCAGCACACGCAGAGCTTGTTACCGTCGAGATCGCGGAAGTACGCGCCGTAGTAGTTCGCGTGATACTCGGGGCGCAGCCCTGGCGGCCCTTCGCATGCAGCGCCATGCGCGAGCGCCGTCGTATGCACGCGATCAACCATGAGACGGTCCGCCGCCAGCAGCGCGACCATGTGGCCGTTGCCCGAAACGGCAGCTTCGCCGTCGAACGGCTTGCCAACGAGAAACAGCGGCCGCGCGACGCCCGGCTTCATCCATCCCGCCCAAGGCCTGTCGTCCTCGCGAAACTTCAGCGCGAGCCCCAGTTCGGCGAGCACCGCCGAATAGAAAGCAAACGCCCGCTCGAAATCGTTGACGCCGATGAATACGTGGGAAAGCATCGAATACGGCTCCTTTCACGCAGAAGTCCAGCAAGACAGGTAACGCCGATACCAGCATGATTGCTGATCTGGCTACGCGTTCGCGTGGTGATTACGATGGCTGCGCTGTGTATTCGAACAAACACGCGAACAACACACGCGAACAACACTCACGGAGCCCACCATCATGAAGCGTTTTCACATCGCGCTCGCCGTTGCGAATCTCGACGAATCGATTGCCGACTATAGCGGGCGTCTCGGGCAGCCGCCCGCGGCCGTCGTGCCAGGTCAGTACGCGATGTGGCGCACCGATCTGCTCAACTT contains these protein-coding regions:
- a CDS encoding AraC family transcriptional regulator; the protein is MSDTKLSNSAPHAERSPQQRMVELLRTLAPAEGMTDAPLEGVKFLRANHPMPRRPVMYEPSIVIVCQGRKRGYLGDHAYIYDAQQYLVLSVPLPFECETEASVDEPFLGISVRVDLTMVAELLMLLNETHGAVDSEPRGIYSTPLDQPLGDAVLRLLEALVSPVDARILAPSIVREICYRVLTGVQGNAIRAALTHQHHFGRIAKALRRIHTEYDGDLDVETLARESGMSLAVFHAQFKNVTSTSPMQYVKTTRLHHARLLMVQDGLNAGAAAARVGYESASQFSREFKRLFGLSPVDEVKRMRGTLDPVVPPQPQRAVPKYVTTN
- a CDS encoding VOC family protein, yielding MLSHVFIGVNDFERAFAFYSAVLAELGLALKFREDDRPWAGWMKPGVARPLFLVGKPFDGEAAVSGNGHMVALLAADRLMVDRVHTTALAHGAACEGPPGLRPEYHANYYGAYFRDLDGNKLCVCCHDAA